Sequence from the Ruficoccus amylovorans genome:
CACAAACGCCGCCGTCCACGACTCCCAACCGGTCGGGAAACTGCTGCGTGAGAGCGACCGCGAGGCCGTGCTGTGGGCCGACAGCGCTTACGTCGGGCCGTTCATCGCCGCGCTGCTCAAAGGCTTCGCCATGCTCGCCAACATCTGCGAAAAGGGCACTGCCGCCCGTCCGCTCAGCCGTGAACAAAAGCGTGCCAACAGGCAAAAGAGCCGCATCCGCTCCCGCGTCGAACACGCCTTCGGCCGCATCGCCCAGTTCGGCGGCGACCGCTTCCGACGTATCGGCCAGAGACGATGTCGCTTCGAAACCGCCCTTACCAACCTCACCTACAACCTCGACCGCTATGCCATGTTCCATGCCAGGGGCTGAGCCTACACAATCGGGAGAAAATCGCCGCCAAACGCCTCAATCTGAGGCCAAAACAACCACCGCAACTCCCTGCAACTGCCCATCAAGCCCCCTTCCAGGCATCTGAAATCTCATAGCTGAACGGCTCAAGCAAAATGACTCCCTTAATCGAAGTGGCCCTTAGAAGTAGCCGCCCTTGTTGTGAATGTCGTTTGCAGACAGACCAGCGGCGACCCATTCTTTAATCTCGCCTTCGTTTTTCTCGATCTGCTCGGCGCGCTCCAGCACCTCGACCGCAATACTGCGCGGGATAACGAGTGCACCGTCAATGTCGGCCAAGACGATATCGCCCGGATAGACGAGCACATTGCCCACATAAACCGGCACCTGATAGCCGACGATTTTAGTGTGCGAGAGGGCTCCTCGGCTTGTGCGGTAGCGGTACCAGATTGGAAACTCCTGATCGAGAATGTCTTTAGTGTCGCGGATGCCGCCGTCGATGATCGCACCACGGCAACCGCGCAACTTGGCAGCCTGCGTCATCACGCCGCCCCAGTTAGCCGGGCTGTCTTCGCCGTTGTAGTTCCACAGTACGACGTGGCCGGGGCGCAATTCATCGAGCAATTTCACGCGGATCTCCAACTCTCCGCCCATCGTTGGATCTTTAAGTGCCTTCACGGTGAAGGCCTCGCCACACACGACCATATTGTCGCGCAGTGGAACAATCGTGGACGGCAGGGCCTGATGCGGCAGACACATTTCGCGCAACACATCGTCCACCGCACCGCTGTACAGTTTCTCGAAACGCACACACAAATCCTCCAGCGGGATCGACAACTCAACAATCGGCTGACTGTCGCGCTGCGCTTTAAGATTATTCAAATTCATTTTCTCAGCCATTATATCTTCCTTTCTTGGAATGGGTTTATGTTAAGGGTTCGTCAAAGGCTCATACCGCCATCGACGTAAATATTTTGCCCGGTAATGTAGCTGCCAGCCTCGCTGCACAGCAGCAGTGTGGCCCCAACGCAATCATCTGGGCTACCAATCCGCCCTGCAGGAATTTTGCCGACGACAATCTGCCGGTAGGCCTCGTCGGCCAGACGATCCGAGTTGCGGTCAGTGTTGATAACACCCGGCGCAATGTTGTTAACCGTAATGCCCTGCCCCGCCAGTTGCCCTGCTAACGAGTGCACCAGACTTGTCTGCGCACACTTGGTAGCGGCGTAAACGGGCATCTGCGGATGCGGCCGAGCCTCCTGCACGCTGCCAACTGTCACAATCCGCCCCCAGCCCCGCCCTGCCATTGCAGGGGCGGCAAGCTGCATCAGTTCAAAGGTGCTTTGCAGGTTAACGCGTATCTGCTTTGCAAAATGCTCCGCAGTTGTCTCAAGCCACGGCTCGGGTATCTGGATCGAAGCATTGCAGATCAGAATATCAAGCTTACCGAAAGTTTCCAGCGTTTGTCCGTACAGCGAACGGGCGGCATTTTCTTCCGATAAATCGGCAACGACACCTGCTGCACGCACGCCCAATGCAGCCGCCTGCGCCACGGTTTGTTCCAGCGCGGCAGCCATACCTGAGGCATGGATCGCAACATTGGCTCCGGCGTTCGCAAGCGCGAGCGCAACTGCCCGCCCGATACCGCGGGAGGAGCCGGTCACCAGCGCGGTGCGTCCACTTAAATCAAACAGCTTAGGGTGGGTCATCATGCTCATGGGTTAAAATTTAGAGTTACCCCATTATATGCCGCCAACGATCGGGTACCAGTCCGGACGCTTCGGGTCTGCGTGGAAACGGGCATAATAGTCGCCGCGCTTTTCGTACTCACGTTCGTATTTCTCCATCTTCTCCAGGTCAAGCTCGACACCCAGCCCCGGGCCCGTCGGCACTTTGATGCAACCGTCCTTGTAGGGCATCAAGCCACCGACGATGATGTCGTCCGTCAGGTAGTGGTAGTGCGCATCGCCCGCAAACGTCATCTCGGGGATCGTGGATGCGGTGTGCAACATGGCCGCTAATTCGATACCAAACTCTGCGCCACTGTGCATAGAAACACCGAGGTTGAAGGTGCGGCAGATGGCCGCAAGGTCTTTTACCCCGCGAGGCCCTTCCCAGTAGTGGATGTCCGTCAGCACGATATCCACCGAACCAAGTTTGACCGCGGGGGCAAGGTCATCAAAACGTGCCGGATACATATTGGTGGCAACGGGAATACGCACCTGCGAGCGCACCGCAGCGTTGCCGTTCAGTCCCCATGAAGGATCTTCAAAGTATTCGATACCCAACGGTTCCAAACGGCGACCAATGCGCACTGCGGTGGGCACGCTCCATACGCCGTTGGGGTCGATGCGCAGACCGAAGTCCGGGCCGAGGCGCTCGCGACACAATTCCAGTACGCGTGCTTCTTCGCCGGGATCCATGACTCCAGCCTTGAGTTTCATTGCGTTGACCCCGAGCGTCTCGTGCAGCTCCACGCACCAGTCCGCCATGTCTTCGGCGCAGGTGTCATCCTTGCCGTCAGGCCTGTCGTAGCGCCAGAACAGATAGGCGATCATCGGGATTGCATCGCGCACGCTGCCACCGAGTAGATCGCTTAAAGAACGATTCATCGCCTTTCCCTGAATATCGAGGCAGGCCATTTCAATCGCCGCATACAGCCGCGCGTTGGACATGTAGTAAATGCTCCGCAACACCTTCAGCTTGATCGCCTCCAGGTGGAACGGGTCCATGCCGACAATACGCGGCTTCAGCTTCGTCAGCGCAGCGCGCTGGTCACCGCCGCCAACTTCGCCAAGACCGATGATGCCCTCATCGGTAATCAGCTCCAGAATCGTCCTTAAGAAATATCCTGGGTGGACGCCAGTGTTATGCCGAAGCTGACAGGTCAGCGGGATAGCGACAGTGCGCACTTTGAGGTCAACAATTTTCATAAGTACAAGGGCATTTTTGCCTTTACCGCAGTTACAGGCAATTTTATATTGATAAAATAATTATCAAATGTGGTAAAATAAAATGAGCAACCCCCAGACCATTCCATCGGTTCACAAGGCTATCGCCGTCATGCGGTTTATTGCAGACCGCACTACGCCGGTAAGCGTCAAGGAACTGGCCTACTCGCTGAACATCCCGCAGGTGAGCTGCTACCGGATCGTCCGCACCTTGCTGGAGCATAACTGGATTCAGGAAGAAGCCAGCGGCGGCTTCCGCGTCGCTTTTGGCCTTGCCCACCTGGCGCGCTCATACTCGGAGATCGAACACGCGCTACACACGATCGAGACCCCGCTACGACAACTTTCTTCGCAACTTAGCCTGTCCGCCAAAATCACCCTGAGGGAAGGCCACTACGTAACAACGGCGCTGCGCGTCGAGCCATCGCGCCCCAACGCGATCACAAGTCCGGTGGGCTATCGCTTTCACATCGGTATCGGCTCTGCGGGCAGCGCACTGCTCTCAACACTCGGCGACGAAGAAATCCGCCGCATTATCGCGACCGCCCCTGCGGAAGTGAGGGAACGCCAAAGGGAGACAGACATCTGGCAACGTGTGCAGGAATGCCGACAAAGCGGTATCTGCAAGGAGATGGGCTTGCAACATCCATTCATTTGCGCGATCTCCGGTCTTCTGCGCCTGACGCCATCCGTTGCGTGTGCGGTCACCCTTGTCGGCTGGCCTGAGGAATTCGCAGGCAAGCGCACAGCCCAGGTCGCAAAGGAACTGCGCCACAGTATTGACGCCATGCAACAACTTCTTGGCACAGTAGCAGAATGATTCTCCGTGCCGTATGACCGTCGCATCAGACGCACCATGCTCTTAGAGAAAACATTAAGGCAGCAGAGCAGTTATTAAAGTAACAAAGCAGCTTACCCACTTTTGATTCATGAATATTTTTGTCGGTAGTTACACTCGCCCCTCCCCCAACGTCCCCGGAGCCAAAGCCAAGGGAATCCTGCGGCTGCGCATTGACGCAGAGCACCGCCAGTGGCAGATAATCGGCAACCCGATTCCCCTGGCCGATCCCACTTATCTTGCATGGTTGCCCAAGCGTAGGTTGCTGCTCAGTGTGGCCGATGGCAGAGATAAGCCGCAGCGCCTGGTCGCTCTGAAAATCTCCGCGAACTATAGTGATCCTATCGAAGTCGGCAACGCGCCCACACACGGACAGGCCAGTTGCCACATCGCGCTGCTACCGGAGCACAAGGGCGCAGCCGTTGCCTCTTACCTCAACGCCTGTCTGGATACCTATCGCATTCAAGACGACGGCAGCCTCGCCCACACGGCCTGCTACCCCTACAGCGGCAGCAGCATCCACCAGCGCCAGCAAGAGCCTCACGCCCATCAGGCCTGCGTATCTCCCGATGGCCGCCACCTGTACGTGTGCGACCTTGGCGCAGACTGCATCTGGAAGCACCCGATTGATGCGCAGGGGCTGGCAGTCGCGCCAGCCAGCGAAAAAATTGTTGTTCCCACTGGCGAAGGGCCAAGGCACATGCTGTTCGACGCTGCTGCAAAGCGTGCCTATAGCATTGCCGAACTGACCGGACGCCTGCTTGTTTTTGACTGGCTGCCGCAGCGGGATAGCACACTACAGTTTGCCGGAGCGGTCGATGGCCTGCCCTCCGATTATAAAGGAATTCCCTCCGGCGCAGCCATCGTCCTGCACCCCAGCGGAAAAACGCTCCTTGCCTCCCAACGCCAACACAACTCCATCGCATTCTTCGTCCTGCCACAAAACGGCAGCACTGTGCTACCAAAGCAGGTCTGCAACCTGCCCTGCGGCGGGCTGGAACCAAGAGACTGCATGGTTGATCGTACCGGCCGCTGGCTGCTCGTCGCCAACCAAAACTCCGACACCGTCACAGTGTTCGAACTCAATCCGACGACCGGCTTGCCGCTTACGGAAAATTACTTCTCCATCGATACGCCGACCCCCGTCTGCCTTGTTGAAGAGACATTCGACCCAACACAACATAAATTCTAGTCGTCCCTGAAAAAGTCTCTCTCAAGCGGCGGTTTTGATTTTGAGGGGTTGGATGGTGTCCGGGCATAGGCGGGTCAGGCATTGGATGAGGGTACGCCAAAGGGCGTTTAGCCACAGTTTGAGGTTCCAGGCGGCGGATGCGAGGGTGAGGTTGATGGCGGAGCCGACGGCTCCCTTGAGGAAGCAGCGGATGAGGCGGTGGTCAAACTTGAGGTGGCCGATAACGGGCTCGATGGCAGCCCGGCGGGCGAAGCGTTTGCGTTGCTTCTTTCGCTGGTAATAACTGTCGGATTTTCGGGCCTTGCCGGGCAGGAGCACGTCGGTCTGGCCGATGCGTTTTTGCCCGCGATAGCCCCGGTCCACCAGCACGCTCTCAAAGGTTTTGCCGGTGTGGACTTGGGCCAGAGCGAGGGTGTCCTCCAGCGTGTCGCCGTCGTAAAGGTTCTCGGCAAAACTCACCGCCGAGACGACCACGCCGCTGTCCCGAAGCATCGCTATCGAGGCCTTTCTGCCAAACTCATACTTCTTGTGAGCCTTGCCCTTGGCGATGCAAAGCACGCCCGGATCGTGCAGCGAGTACACCTTGTTTTTGTCATGCTTTTTCTGTGACAACACCCGCTTGATCAGCCCGAGTTTCTCCGCGTGAATCATACGCCAGGCCTCCCCGCAGCGGCGCTGGAAGTCACGCAGCAAGCGCCCCGCAATCGTCTTGAGCTTGTTGCGGGCCTTGCGCCGGTCCTTCACCAGACGGTTGCTGCGGGTGCGCAAAACTCGCAGCAGCTTAGGCACCGTGCGCGTGTAGCGGCGACGCCAGGAAACGCCCGCCTCATCGCCCATCCGCCACAGCGCCTCGATGCAGTCCACCCGCAGCCGCGTGTCCGTCGGAAACCCAACCGCCGACTCCTGCACCGTCGTGTCCGCCACCAACTCATCTTCGGCTAAGACCTTCTCGCGGTGCAAACTCAGCGACAGCTCAAGCAGCCGCTGCACCCCGCTCACGCCGATGCGCTGGCGGAAGCGAACCAGCTCGCTCGGGTCGCACGGCAAACGCCACTGAAAGTGACGCTCACCGCAAAAATATTGCATGTACGGATCCCGCACCCACGCCGCGCAAACCCGCTCGTCCGAGAGGTTCTCAAGATGCTTGAGCAACAGCAACCCCGCCAGCAATCGCACCGGCAAGCCCGGACGGTCCACCTCCGAATACAACGGCTCGATCCACGAAACCAAATCGCCCCAAGGCAACCTGTTCGCCAGCTTGTACAGCCCCTGACGCTGATCCAACAACGACTCCAACTCCGGTTGAAACATATCTCCCACTTCCACTCCACTTCCCTTCGGCTTACTCATAATGACCAGTTTTTGGCGGTTTACTCACTTTTACGGGTCATTCCAATAACCCATACACAATACTAAGTCACTCTTGTTCAAGCGCGAATGGGGTTTTTCAGGCACGACTAAATTCTAAGGTGAGCAGCCGTTCCCTCGTGTCCGTCATTGACACTGCTGATTTCCTCACCACTGACGTATAGACATGCCGAGAGATGATCTTCATCGGTGGAAACTCACTCAAACGCGCAGTTTCCCAGTACCTAGAGAATTATCATACCGAACGGAATCATCGGGGGGAATCGATAATGTCATCCCTTTTCCCAAAACCGCATCAATAAGCGCTTCTGAAGGACGGGGCGTAAAAAGTGTACGGCTTGGCGGATTGCTTAACTACTAGCACAGGTACTCAAAAGCAAAAAAAGACCCGAGAACAGCTAAAAAGCACCGAAAAGCGGCCTGATCGACCCGCCGGTTAACAGCTTTTAGCAGCAAAAATTCTCTCAGAGAAAATCTTCAATTTTCCGAGGAGCGTCAAACTTGGGCAGCCATTTACAGGGTTGAGACCCTGTGTGACAAAAGGGGCCAAAGCGCGACTAAGCGCGTCACCAACAGCAATTTGCAAAACTTCAAGCTTGCCTGATTTTGTGACAGTTTGTGACCGCAGAAGCCCTTCTTGGCCGTCCAATGGAGTGCAATTTGGAGTGCACCCCTCTGAGGCATAAACTTCCTCCAGCGTCTTGTTAGCCGCCAGCTTGGCGATGTTCATATAGTGCCGGGCTGTGGTCGAAGGATCTTTGTGTCGTAGGATGGCCTGAATAACGAGCAAAGGAACGCCACGCACAGCTAGCCAGTGGCCGTGTGAGTAGCGCAGGGAGTGGAAATCGTGGTCCCCGAACTCATTTTTGTACACCAATCCGGCGCGTTCCTGATCGACGCGAAACTGTTCGGAGCCGGGCAGCCGGAACGGCAAAACCTTGTCCTCCGGCTTCCATTTCTTCGGCCGCATGGAGTGCAATTGAGCCACAACCTTAGGCATAAGGGGGATTTGCTCGCTGGTTCGGCCTTTTGAGTACTTGGCGCGGATGATGGCTTGTGCCTTCCCGTCATCGATGAACACGTCACCCCAACGCGGGTTTTGCAGCTCGTTTTTGCGCAAGCCGGTCCAGTGCAGCAGCCATATTCCGATGCGATAGTCTGCCCGATGGGGTGGCTTCCCGTAGCGCATGAACGTTTCAAGCTCGTCATCCGTCCACTCGCGGCGGTTCTTGGTCTCATTGCCCCGCGTCTCGCACTTCTCGACGTACTCCAGCGGATCGCGCTCAATGATCCCCTGCTTTTTCAGCCAGTTGAGAAAGGCCCGCATGCTCAGCAGGTACTCGTTGATCGTCTTGGCTGAAAGCTCCCGGCCTGTCCGCTCGCAAACCGGCACTTGCCCGCGCCACTGTTCGAAGCCAGTTGGCGTAATGTCGCCCAGGTCTTCCCAGTTGCAGACTTCGGCCAGCGTCTTGATGCGCGTCACCGTGTCGTGGATGTGCTTTTGCCGTAACCGCTTGGCTGTGTGTGACCGTTCGTAGTCGGCTACCAGATCGAGGATTTTCCGCGTAGGTGCGCCAAAGAGGTGCGAAGGGACCGGCAGGCCTTGCTCTTGCAGGGCAATCCCCTGTTTGAGTTCCTTCTCGTGCTTGAGGGCGCGATCAAGATGGGTGGT
This genomic interval carries:
- a CDS encoding IS5 family transposase, which produces MSKPKGSGVEVGDMFQPELESLLDQRQGLYKLANRLPWGDLVSWIEPLYSEVDRPGLPVRLLAGLLLLKHLENLSDERVCAAWVRDPYMQYFCGERHFQWRLPCDPSELVRFRQRIGVSGVQRLLELSLSLHREKVLAEDELVADTTVQESAVGFPTDTRLRVDCIEALWRMGDEAGVSWRRRYTRTVPKLLRVLRTRSNRLVKDRRKARNKLKTIAGRLLRDFQRRCGEAWRMIHAEKLGLIKRVLSQKKHDKNKVYSLHDPGVLCIAKGKAHKKYEFGRKASIAMLRDSGVVVSAVSFAENLYDGDTLEDTLALAQVHTGKTFESVLVDRGYRGQKRIGQTDVLLPGKARKSDSYYQRKKQRKRFARRAAIEPVIGHLKFDHRLIRCFLKGAVGSAINLTLASAAWNLKLWLNALWRTLIQCLTRLCPDTIQPLKIKTAA
- a CDS encoding lactonase family protein, producing MNIFVGSYTRPSPNVPGAKAKGILRLRIDAEHRQWQIIGNPIPLADPTYLAWLPKRRLLLSVADGRDKPQRLVALKISANYSDPIEVGNAPTHGQASCHIALLPEHKGAAVASYLNACLDTYRIQDDGSLAHTACYPYSGSSIHQRQQEPHAHQACVSPDGRHLYVCDLGADCIWKHPIDAQGLAVAPASEKIVVPTGEGPRHMLFDAAAKRAYSIAELTGRLLVFDWLPQRDSTLQFAGAVDGLPSDYKGIPSGAAIVLHPSGKTLLASQRQHNSIAFFVLPQNGSTVLPKQVCNLPCGGLEPRDCMVDRTGRWLLVANQNSDTVTVFELNPTTGLPLTENYFSIDTPTPVCLVEETFDPTQHKF
- a CDS encoding SDR family NAD(P)-dependent oxidoreductase codes for the protein MSMMTHPKLFDLSGRTALVTGSSRGIGRAVALALANAGANVAIHASGMAAALEQTVAQAAALGVRAAGVVADLSEENAARSLYGQTLETFGKLDILICNASIQIPEPWLETTAEHFAKQIRVNLQSTFELMQLAAPAMAGRGWGRIVTVGSVQEARPHPQMPVYAATKCAQTSLVHSLAGQLAGQGITVNNIAPGVINTDRNSDRLADEAYRQIVVGKIPAGRIGSPDDCVGATLLLCSEAGSYITGQNIYVDGGMSL
- a CDS encoding RraA family protein, producing MAEKMNLNNLKAQRDSQPIVELSIPLEDLCVRFEKLYSGAVDDVLREMCLPHQALPSTIVPLRDNMVVCGEAFTVKALKDPTMGGELEIRVKLLDELRPGHVVLWNYNGEDSPANWGGVMTQAAKLRGCRGAIIDGGIRDTKDILDQEFPIWYRYRTSRGALSHTKIVGYQVPVYVGNVLVYPGDIVLADIDGALVIPRSIAVEVLERAEQIEKNEGEIKEWVAAGLSANDIHNKGGYF
- a CDS encoding IclR family transcriptional regulator codes for the protein MSNPQTIPSVHKAIAVMRFIADRTTPVSVKELAYSLNIPQVSCYRIVRTLLEHNWIQEEASGGFRVAFGLAHLARSYSEIEHALHTIETPLRQLSSQLSLSAKITLREGHYVTTALRVEPSRPNAITSPVGYRFHIGIGSAGSALLSTLGDEEIRRIIATAPAEVRERQRETDIWQRVQECRQSGICKEMGLQHPFICAISGLLRLTPSVACAVTLVGWPEEFAGKRTAQVAKELRHSIDAMQQLLGTVAE
- a CDS encoding tyrosine-type recombinase/integrase; translation: TTHLDRALKHEKELKQGIALQEQGLPVPSHLFGAPTRKILDLVADYERSHTAKRLRQKHIHDTVTRIKTLAEVCNWEDLGDITPTGFEQWRGQVPVCERTGRELSAKTINEYLLSMRAFLNWLKKQGIIERDPLEYVEKCETRGNETKNRREWTDDELETFMRYGKPPHRADYRIGIWLLHWTGLRKNELQNPRWGDVFIDDGKAQAIIRAKYSKGRTSEQIPLMPKVVAQLHSMRPKKWKPEDKVLPFRLPGSEQFRVDQERAGLVYKNEFGDHDFHSLRYSHGHWLAVRGVPLLVIQAILRHKDPSTTARHYMNIAKLAANKTLEEVYASEGCTPNCTPLDGQEGLLRSQTVTKSGKLEVLQIAVGDALSRALAPFVTQGLNPVNGCPSLTLLGKLKIFSERIFAAKSC
- a CDS encoding enolase C-terminal domain-like protein, with translation MKIVDLKVRTVAIPLTCQLRHNTGVHPGYFLRTILELITDEGIIGLGEVGGGDQRAALTKLKPRIVGMDPFHLEAIKLKVLRSIYYMSNARLYAAIEMACLDIQGKAMNRSLSDLLGGSVRDAIPMIAYLFWRYDRPDGKDDTCAEDMADWCVELHETLGVNAMKLKAGVMDPGEEARVLELCRERLGPDFGLRIDPNGVWSVPTAVRIGRRLEPLGIEYFEDPSWGLNGNAAVRSQVRIPVATNMYPARFDDLAPAVKLGSVDIVLTDIHYWEGPRGVKDLAAICRTFNLGVSMHSGAEFGIELAAMLHTASTIPEMTFAGDAHYHYLTDDIIVGGLMPYKDGCIKVPTGPGLGVELDLEKMEKYEREYEKRGDYYARFHADPKRPDWYPIVGGI